The Brassica napus cultivar Da-Ae chromosome C1, Da-Ae, whole genome shotgun sequence DNA segment AAAATTtttctaacaataatttattacaCCACATCTTTTTGTACATGACAAAGTTATACGACATACCATCATTTGCTACACAAAAACGATATACCACATATAGATCCATACATGTCTCATTTCACTCAATATAAATAAACTTTCATCCAATATAAATAAACTATATCAATCGTTAATCCAGCAACTATGTAACATTAGACTACATCCTTTCTATACTTTTGTCCTATATTATGAAAAAGCTCATTCACTGTCTCATGTTAATATTCAATCTACCAAGTAAATCATAAGTCTCACGAGTTCAACAAATATAACTCTTATAAAATGcacacaaaatataatatgagaGAGTAGGTTTGGGCATCGGCTCTTCTGGTTGGGTATGGATTGGTTCCTTTCGAGTTTAGGTTTTCGGATCCTAAACATTTGGACATAACTAggcatttaaaaaatttaggttCAGATTCAGATCGAATCATTTGGAGTCCGGATCCATAATTTAAATACCTATAACTTTTGGGTATGTAACGGGTTCGAATTGGTTTGAGATTTTTAGAACTCGAAAAACACTTGAAGTacccaaaaatccaaaaatactaaaaacacaaaaaaaatacacgaaaacacaaacaaatacctgaaaaaaatatttgaaatccaaaaaaaaaaattacataaatctGACCTAAAGAATGGAAGATACCTAAAAACATTTTCTAATacccaaaatatttataaaaaattaaaattttatgtgaaACTCGAAACTATAATCGAAAACTTGGATCCGAAACTTAAGAAACTATTCATAATattgaaaacatattcaaaatacCAAATACAAATCTGAAATACTCAAATATAGCTCATATACACAAATCATGTACTTTGGATACCCAATTGGGTCTCGGGTATGACCCATAATCAAACAGAGACCGTGGGTtgaataaataatcaaatatgtacTTTGCCCTGAACCCGGACCCAAACCACAACTATATTTTCGGGTCGGTTTTGGTTAGTTTTCCGGATCCGATAAAATATCTAggcttaataaaaatttatataaaagtgtacatacaaaatcttatataaactaatttataaattatatcattttaaataaatgcaCGTCTTCGATATAATGACTTTGTAACACAATAATGTACACCGATTCCAAAATACTAATTCAAAAACTTTGTTTACAATCCAAAGAAAAACCCGCGCttcgggtcaaaatctagtttaacaTTACAGCATGTGCAGTTTGTGCAAGTTATGTACTAGATGTTAATCAGTACGCACAATTGATCCATAACATAAGTTGATACGTGAATATGAAGACAAAAAATAGACAAAAATCCACATAACTTGCTGGATAAGCCTTAAGTGAAGTAAGACATGTTGGTGCAACCAAGGAATCTCAATGGGCTAGCTAGGACCAATAACAACCTAAAAGGCACACAAAAATATAGctgaagtcttttttttttgcaactataGTCCCGTCACATCGTATATGACCATGAATTTATAGATATCACAGGAAAAGAAGAGGCTGGTGGTTTCGATTACTGAAACAATAGCGGCGACGATGATATGATCTTCCAAGGGACATGGAGGAGGAGGTCCTCTCTAAGCTTCCGATGACATCTCTGAGAAGAGTTCGATTCACCTGCAAAAGGTGGAACAACACTTTATCAAAAGATTGGAGCTTTACAAGAAAGTACAAAGGTGAAGCAGCAAAGAGGAAGGAGTTTCAGGTGGTGATGATGCTCGAATACAAGGTTTATTTGATGAGCGTCAATCTCCTCAATCCATCTCCATCTATAGAGCGTATAGGTAAACTCGTTAGCCTAGACGACGCTGCTCATGATGGAGTCGACATAATTAAAATCTTTCACTGCGATGGTTTGTTGTCACCAAAGAAAGAACTAGGCTTGTTGTTTGGAACCCTTTTAATGGACAAATAAGGTGGATCCAGTCCAGAGATTCTTACCACAGATGCGACAGGTACGCTCTCGGATACGAGAATAAGATCAAAAACTCGCGGCCTGGCCACAAAGTCTTGAGATTTGTGGATGACTACAACCGCAGCTTAAAGCGCCGAGTATGTGAGTTTGAAATCTTTAGCTTAAACTCCAGCTCTTGGAAGGTTGTTGATGTCAATCCAGACTGGCATATACATCATTATTATCGTGGCTTGTCTCTCAAGGGTAATACTTACTGGTTTGCCAAAGAGAAGCTTGCACTACAAGAAAGAATCTTTTTACTCTGTTTTGACTTCACAACAGAGAGATTTGGACCGCCTCTGCGTCTGCCTTTCCGTGGTCGCTATGGAGATACAGTGACTCTATCTAGCGTTGGAGAAGAGCAGCTGCTGTCTTGTTTCAAAAATCTTCTTAGCGGTTGGTCCCAATGCAGTGTCGTGGAACAAGGTGTTCTTATCGGTTGATATGAGACCACTAATCGGTTTTCAGTTTCAGTGTTTGGCTGGAAGTTTCTttgttgatgagaagaagaaggtcGTTGTGGTTATTGATATGACTAGAGGTCATTATTTGACTATCCGTAATATGGATTACGTTCTTGGCGAAAATGGATACCTCAAAACTGTGGATCTTGGAGAATTTGCGAACGGAAATTGCTGGCCACTTGTGTGTTCTTATGTTCCAAGCTCGGTGAGAATCAATCAAGCTGCACCACCAGGCAACCAGAGAAACACATCACCCTACCTAATCTACTAACTTGTTATTGTCGTGTTTAGTTACTGTTTTCTTTTTCCGATTACTAGTTTGTATTTCTTACAACATTTCCTAAAACAGTCAAATACATCTTAGATTTTCTTTGCCTTTAAAAGTGATGACGTCTAGAGTTTGTTCCTTGGAAGCTTTCTTTAGCATTGTATATTATCTGAAAAAGAAAGGAGTGTCTCTTCTCTCTAGAGTCTTCTTGATAGCTTGTTGGATGATAATGATACAAGCAAGCTGTTCAagtactttatatatattttgttttttgtaacTTGTGAAGCACCTTTAGTGTGCAATGGAGACCTCACTTAACAGTTTTTGATGGATGAGCAGGCGTTATTTACAATGTCATTGAAGGCTATATCGCATAGACTTTTAACTTATCAACAGAGACATAGTTACCTGGTAACTTACTCTTAAACTGGTAAACATTTTTGGATGTGATCGTTTTTTCGTATCCTCTCAACACATATCATTATCATGAACTAGATATGAGCCCGTGCGTTGCAAcgggttttgtttgatgttttaatttaataaagaaataaaagtaataaattattttattatatttttaggatTGTTTTTGCGTATATTGCGTGAgacttattttataattaagaactcgtttttatacataaatctcagttaatatttgtattttataatcatgtgCATAGGTGATTTTTTATCAACTTTCTACTTAGTGCTAGAAAAAACACTCATACCTATTAATTTAAACCCAACTCAACCCGAATTATGAAttagaatgaaaaaaatgaaagttaaaTAAGGTCAATCGAGTCATTGACAACATCATACACTTTcttatgtaataatttaatattttattaaacttatctGATGCTTAATAAGtttcttaatttattatttctaaatgatatattcttataacaacattttaatgaaaaatgaagtagaaaaatattacatagtaaaaaaaaatgtaataagatggcgatgaaacttgattttttttttgacaaaatgcaTATAAAAATCACTTCGgtgacaataataataataatctaacATGAAAATATGTATCAAACATGTGTATGATTTTCGTATGACCAAACACATATAAATAGCAATCATGACGACATCCTAATTTTTTatctttgttaattaaatagttttaacatcATACTTGTCATCGAattctttttttagttattattaaataattttaaaatttatttttgtttggatttttttatatttttgtttaggattttaggaaaggaaaattactatcatataaacatttacaattatcttctctttaaaattttagaaaaaataaattgttatcaaataattatttctagttactattaaataagtttaaaaatactatttgtACAATTCGtatctaaaataattttaatcagAGGGAgtaatttttagtatcatgtttATCATCAAATTATTTCCAAAAACATTACCAaataagtttttacaattttactTTGCTTAgaacttaaaaatatgataaaatttctattgtttatgattttttaaaaatatatcaaatattctcttaaagtttttttaaggttttagaaaaggaaattaatattaaataatattttaaaattaaattttgttcaggatttagaaaaataaaattactatcaaataattatttccagttaatattaactatttttagaagttcctattttcaaaattcgttttttcaatatcacaaatatttttaaaaaatttctttgttaattaaataatttttagtattatgtttatcattaaattttaaaagtgaaaattactattaaatagacttttacaattatttttgtaaggatttaaaaaaaaaatcttatttggtcaagattaaaaaaggaaaaattattttataaatctattttatttaggattttaggaaaCAAAAGTTAGTTTCACATAATGACAGGTTTTTATTGACACATtaacaatataattattttttattagcaCATGTAACAATCATATCgagtgaaatatttgaagttattttggtttataattttctaaaaacaaaattacctatgaaaaaggaaagttagttatttattagaaaaataatattgcttttacaattttattttatttagactttttaaaaaggaaacttacttattttatgattattttctttaatatttttcattaaaagtttCCGTGTATTGGTAGGATACtataattcgtttttgtttattttttttataaaattaatttatttttaataaaattttctgtttaacgaattttatattttgtcttatacgtacaaacacatatttttcatattaacACATACTCATCTACGACAACACATCATAATTGAAAAAACAATTGTGTTAGCATCATAAAATGTAATaagattataagaaaaattgagttgtatcaagaaacaaaaagaaatacttaggtaatatttttttcgaaaataatattttattttttgaaaataatatgtggaagctaaaatttaaatatagttgtgaaatatttgtagctattttttggtttataaattattaacatacaattatctataaaaaggaaagtttgttatttatagtaaaataatagtaatacttttagaattttcttttgtttaggcttttaaaaaataaatattacttattttatagttagttttactttatgatttttattaaataatttcttgtacctgtagtattttataattcgtttttttttatagatttggtttagttaatagttttcttttacaattttatttctttattatctttaaaaacgaaatttatatatttttaaaacaaaaaaaaattacttttaaataactttttacaattatttacttgtttaggattaaaaaaataaaaaatactatctaataattttaacaatatataattgTGAAAGACTATGTAATAGTAATTGTTCTTTTCCAAAATCTTAAAAAGAAtcgtaaaaatatatttttttaataataacttttattttctaaatctcttTTAAATTCTAAGAAAAGAGATCATATATTTGACACATGTCGcaatcttaaaaaaattattaacacaagtcgcgatcatgttaatttgCAACTTTAAAGAACCaggctttatataataagattgaTTTAACTAGGTCCAGAGTGTTATGAAGACATGTTCAAGGAGCTGGAAGAGATGTTCGACATCGAGGGTGAACTCATAGAATCTACCAAAAATATTGGCAAATTGTTGACACGGATGATGAAAGATGAAACGATGCTGCGGtataaaactcaattttttttttttgttttagtctCAAGAGAGCTGCATATGTCAAAGAGACGCATCATTTTTTACAAGTTTTAGAGCATCATCTACTGTAAGCGTCTTTTTTCTGTTGATTATCATTTTGGTATTGTGTTTTGTAATGCAGTGAGTTCTGTGGATTGTGCTTTTGAttcttgtttgtttgtgtgGAAGTTACCATTTATTTTGAATGCTTCATTTCAAGtggaaaaaataacaataaagtaTTTTGAAAGGTTTTATTATGGTTACTAACTATGTCACTTTATGTTCttcagaaaaaaatcaaacatgacAGAACTTGTATTCTACAAATGTGCAAGTCCCAGAGGAACCCCCCATCTCTAAAAATAGACAAATATCTTTATTGGTCAACATGATGAACTTTCCTTGTATATATACGTTTTACCTTGACCGCATATTTTTTAAAGTGCATGAAAAAATGTTACTAAGTTAGTGCACTGAAAATGTTTACTGAGGTAAATGCGTTGAATACGTTACTGAGGtcacaaaagcaaaaaaaagagCTTGGTATGAAactattttatagattttaaatacaCAACTCAATATTGAgtgaaatttaatttaaatttttataaacagtAGTATATTTGAACTGAATTTACAACTAATCAAAtcattaacatatatttaaatatattttgttgttattttaaaaatactttaaaatatatttatttaacaaattatattataaaatgtcTCATTTCGTGCATAGGGCAAGTTATTACCTAGTTCTAGATATCTTAGATGTTGCATCTAGATGTTGATGCAATAGTGTCCAAACAAACAACATCTGAATATTTGCATCCAGATGCAacgtgaacaaaaaaaaatgcagcCTGAGGATACAAAAAAGAACAGGGCCTGGTTTTctgattattagttttttttatctcttacAGCATTTCTCTGAAACAGTCAAATGCATCTTGGATTGTCTTTGCTTATAAAACTGATGGCATCTAGAATTTGTTCCTTGGAAGCTTTCTTTAGCATTGAAAAAGAAAGGAGTGCAACTGCTCTTCAGACTCTTCtttaaactcttatttaagtTTGAATGATCTGATTTGTCTGTTGTAACTTAGGAGACATCGTTCGTGTGCAATGGAGACCTCACATAACAGCTTTGATAGATGAGCACACGTTATTTACAATGTCATTTAAGGCTATATCGCTCTCTTGATATCATGCCTTGTAAGACTTGTTATGTGATCTCGCATTGACTCTTTTAACTTATCaacataaatatacaaatatcttTAGGGTCAACATGATGACATTTCcttgtatatatacattttatctTGACCGCATATTTTTCAAAGTGCATGAAATAATGTTACCAAGTTAGTGCACTGAAAATGCTTATTGAAATAAATGCGTTGAATACGTTACTGAggtcacaaaaacaaaaagatcttGGTATGGAAACTATTTAagagattatatatatacacaactcAATATTGAGCGAAAGGGTCATTCTCATATACAATACCTTAAGAGAGAAAAATAGTAAGAATAGAAATGGGCTCTTTAGTAGTGGTTATCGGTCTCTTTATCATGAGTATGTGTATATGTGTAGCGCTGTCTCACGCTCAAGATGATTTCTCTTTAACTGGTTTCGATAACCCAAGAACAACTGTGGTGATTATCAATGATCTTGAAGGTTCTCTGCCATTGCGATATCATTGTAAATCAAAAGACGATGATCTTGGAGACCGAACTATGGCACCAAGAGGATCGTGGTTCTTTGAATTTAAACCTAGTATTTTCGGTAATACTAAATTCTATTGCAGTTTCAGCTGGGAAAACGAGTTGCATTATTTGGATATTTACAAACAGGATAGAGACAGATTGTTTGCAGAGTTTGGGTGTAGAAGATGTGAGTGGAAGATACACAAGAACGGGGCTTGTAAACTTAACAAAGACAATGGAATGTTTGATGTTTGTCTTCCTTGGAAttaaccattgtttttaaggCAATTAATAACATCTCTCTATGTTTACCTCTTTTTTCTAAATAgcaaattaatagaaataataaaaatatgtttatggAATAGAACAGAcctatcccctatatattaattgagaagcatttgaaaaattagaaccttaattttgtattaattaaaaaaaacctcaaatcctaggtggcactctaaatgccttctaaatttcatttcaaagaattctagagcatctaatataaagtatagtttaatctaatggtgtcacattattccataattatataacactagagaacattatattaacctaaaatataagaagtgtgtattctttgcttaaataaaagctacggaattacctaatatgatttacatatatatgacaattaatgattatgaataataaagatttgataacaatttttgcatccttcttcatttttgtttaaatttatattattaaaaaaaattaaacaatcgcattaaccatataataaaaaaattatattttttcttatatgttatattttgaatttcttaaaatgactttaaattacaaaatgaggaaaccttatatgttatatatttttttttttaaaacgactttaaaatacaaaaatgaggacaccttatatgttatatttttcttatatattatattttttcttatatgtaatattttgaattttttaaaacgactttaaattacaaaaatgtaagttttccttaagtatacgactaaaacattaaaatgacatgtatcaattcgatggttgaattgaaagctttcaaaaccatatggaagataaaagtcaaaataattcaactgtgaaaacaatactgttcatttttttaaagaatgtgttcgatagaaaaaataaggtttttatgtcataatttgtttgatGTCCAATctgatcaacccatgatgtattaattatagttttgttctattatttttaataaaaattgatccaatTTATCGGAAAGAAAtgatataataacaacaaaaagtattttatatatataaataaaatgatcaaatatataaaagaaactatcgataatatatacaaataaactcaccctacgcaaggcgcaggtcttatcctagttataGAAATCATATCGAGGAGTTTACAATGGAGGCGACCAATGAGATGAAATGTATATCAATGCTTGATATTAAAACATGTGttcattattaaataaaaatgtatctttCATTAAATCTTTTACGCATTGTTAAtccatatatatagtataaaaccTATAAATTGATACTCcagaaattaataaatacaataaaataataaattttatatctttttgaGTTGAGTTCAAAATATGACGACATAAGATAATTTGTAAATTCTCAAGCTCTTCACAGCAACATTGTTTAATCCATATGATTGTGAATGATTGCAGATTACAAGTGGCACAAAACCATTTAGCTGGGTCTCTTTTGCCTTTAATTTACGCGTATATATAGGTCATCCAAATGGTAACACATGAATTTCATTTTGTAATACTTCTTTGATTTTTCTCGTACTAGTGGTGATTGACATTTACACAtgtaaaacacacacaaatgtATGACAATATTACACTCTCTTACACATACGAAGACCACACTTGCTCTCAAAATAACAATCATACCCCAGTTCCAGCCATATTAATGAGGTCAAATATAAAGATAAGTGTAACAATAAAAGCGCAGTCGACATTAGGGTAAACCGTAGCCACTAGTCTCTCATCTCCTTCATGTACCTGTATATTACATACATATACTTGTAAGAAAAATAACTTAAAGATCTATTAGGAAACGTTTTCGTCGCGTCTAGTTTTAATTAGTTTACCTGAGCGATTACTTTCGTTGAATCTCCAACATAGATTGTGCATGCACGCTTCATAAACCGACCTTTAATAGTGAAATCACAAGACGCTTCTTTGGTCTGGTTATGTTTCAAGAATACTTCAATTCTTGTTTTTAGTTGGACCGATGAGGATCTTTTAACCGTGAATATCTTATCATCTAAATCACCTCCTCTATACACTTGCCATCGATCGTGCTTACTAGTCAccttttacataaaatttaaaccCCAGAGCATAACAAAActcataaaaaatgaaattataattaagggtgaaataaactaaataaaaccTTCATTTTCATGGTGACGATGGGAGAGTCGTTAGGATCAAGCAAAATCCTCTTGTTGTGGAGACCGAAGAGAGGCGTTTTGACtttgaatactttgtttccGTTGGCATCCTTCACCGTGTCTCCGATGATGGTAAGATCTGAAGGCTGAGGACGAACAAACTCAGATCCTATAATTGGTATCGTGTTGCTCCTGTTATTGAGATCTTGTTCTGCCATTACAGTTGTGTTGCTCCAGAGAGATGATAATAAAAGAGAAGTTTGATCAAGTTTGAATTTATTGAGAGTGTTTGGTTATgactttttcttttcaaaactaaaatactCATTAAATTTGTTTCAGTGGTGTGGTGTATACAGCTATACAATACCTAAATGATTTAAACATGATGTCTATCTGTGTAGATAAGATTTGCAAGCGTTTCTATTATTAAAAATCAACAATTTCATTTGTTTATTTGCGATCAAATGGGTATTATACCAATTCAAGATTAAATTAGAGCTAGCTATCGAGAAGGAAGAAGGCTTCCATATTACCGTCTCTTTACAGGATTGATAAAAAGTTAAAAGGGTAAAGAACAACAATACATGCAATCACTTGGTAAGGAATATGTGACAACTATATAGTTATGTTGAAAGTGTGACAATCATATAGTATGAGGAACAAACGAGTCTGTTAAGAACTAAAGGAGTGAAGGGTTGGGAAGAAGGTTTACAATTTTGGTTTAGTACAAGAATGTAATTTTTGAAGTCTAAAAATTAGATTTATGAATTCTGAGAATAGAGGTTACACTTGATGTAAGAAgagtttttttgatgaataaatttaacattcattcaaaaaaaaaacaatcatatagTAGTGTTAATCGAATATAGACTATATAACTTATGGTGTATTGCTAATATTTTTCCTATATATTCTGttaatcataaaaaaaactccaagATTATGCTGAAcatgttaaaatatatgttttggtcatccatgatcaattccAAGTCATACcatcttaaaaatatttgtttgttttaggttaaacaaaaaaacaaatgttaGCTGAGTTAACCCAAAAACGACACCGTTTAACAGACATTCTCCTGGAGGTTTAGACCAAAAAGCGATTGTCGTCGTTGCGGTCACTCTCCTCCGGACACAAAGCGTGACATGAGAGGCTTTGCTTCTTCACCTTATAGAGCAGCGGCGGcggcagcagcagcagcatcgAAACCGTCCGAATCCCTAAATCCAAAACCCTTATTCTCCTCAGGTAAACCCACAAACCCAATCGACCAGCGTCACATCTCCCAAATCATCCGACGAAAAGATTGGTTCTTGATCCTGAACCAATCCCTTACTTCCCATCGAATCAATCTAAACCCTCGATTCATCATCAGCCTCTTGCAGAACCAAGACAACCCTTTACACTCCCTCCGCGTCTACCTCTGGGTCTCCAACACAAACCCGGTTTACTCCAAGGACCAGTCTTTGAAAACCATTCTAGGGAATGCTCTGTTCCGGAAAGGCCCTCTCTTGCTCTCCAAGGAGCTTCTCAAGGAGGTTAGAGACTCGGGGTTTAGGATCACCGACGAGCTGATGTGTGTTTTGATCGGAAGCTGGGGGAAGTTGGGTTTAGCCAAGTACTGTAACGATGTGTTTGCGGAGATATCTCTTCTTGGATTAAAACCAAGCACGAGGCTTTACAATGCTGTGATCGATGCTTTGGTGAAGTCCAACTCTCTTGACTTGGCTTACTTGAAGTTTCACCAGATGCGTGGGGACGGTTGTGAACCGGACCGGTTTACTTATAATATACTCGTGCACGGTGTTTGCAAGAAAGGTGTGGTTGATGAGGCGGTGAGGTTGGTTAAGCAGATGGAAAAGGAAGGGAACTACAGAGCGAATGTGTTCACGTACACGATTTTGATCGATGGGTTTTTGAAGTTGGGGAGGGTTGATGAGGCGTTGAAGCAGTTTGAGACAATGCAAGCGAGGAAAATGAGTCCTAACGAAGCTACGATCAGGACTTTGGTTCACGGGGTTTTCGGTTGCTTGCCGAAGTGTGAGGCCTTCGAGGTTCTGCTTGGGTTTATGGAGAAAGAGACGATCTTGCAGAGAGTGGGGTATGATACTGTGTTGTGTTGTCTTTCAAGCAACTCAATGGCGAAAGAGACTGCCCTCTTCTTGAGGAAGACAGGTTATGTGCCGGATAGCTTAACGTTTAATGCTGCAATGAGTTGTCTTTTGAGAGGGTTTGATCTTGCTGAGACGTGTGGGATTTTCGACGGTTTTATAAGCAGAGGGGTTAAGCCAGGGTTCAACGGTTATCTTGCGGTGGTTCAAGCTCTGTTGAACGCTCATAGGTTCTCTGAAGGTGACCTGTATCTGAAACAGATGTGTGTTCACGGGCTTATATCAAGCGTATATGATTATAACGCGGTGATAGACTCTCTCTGCAAGGCTAGACGTACAGAGCGTGCGGCTATGTACTTAAAAGAGATGCAAGGTAGAGGTATATCTCCGAGTCTCGTAACTTTCAACACTCTTCTTAGCGGGTATAGCTCAAGGGGAGATGTGAAGAAGGTTTTGGAAGTGGTGGAGAAGCTTCTGGGACATGGTTGCAGACCAGACGTGATCACTTTCAGTTCGGTTATAAACTGTCTTTGTCGTGCGAAGGAGATAAAAGATGCGTTTGAGTGTTTCGAGGAGATGTTGGAGTGGGGGATCGAGCCGAATGAGATCACGTACAATATCTTAATTCGTGCGTCTTGCTCCGTGGGGGATATTGGTAGATCAGTGAAGCTGTTTGCGGAGATGAAGGAGAAGGGGTTGAGTCCAAATGTTTATGCGTACAATGCGGTTATTCAGAGTTTTTGTAGGATGAGGAAGGTGAAGAAAGGTGAGGAGTTGGTTAAGACGATGTTGAGGGTTGGTTTGAAACCAGATAACTATACGTATAGTTGTCTTATTAAAGCTTTAAGTGAATGTGGTAGAGAGAGTGAAGCAAGAGAGATGTTTAGTTTGATGGAGAGACATGGATGTGTGCCGGATTCGTATACTAAGCGTCTTGTTGAAGAACTTGACCTGAGAATGAGTGGACTCGAGCGAGAAACAGTGTCCGTCTCGTAGAACAGTGAAGGATAAGGGACAAGAATGGTTAGCCGATCTGGAGAATTGGTACGAAAGGAAAGCTTCTTTTCAGGTTAAAAGGTCTTGGAAAGAACCGAATCGTGGCCACATCCTTGCTTCTTTGGAGCAGACTCGAG contains these protein-coding regions:
- the LOC106394514 gene encoding protein LURP-one-related 13; this translates as MAEQDLNNRSNTIPIIGSEFVRPQPSDLTIIGDTVKDANGNKVFKVKTPLFGLHNKRILLDPNDSPIVTMKMKVTSKHDRWQVYRGGDLDDKIFTVKRSSSVQLKTRIEVFLKHNQTKEASCDFTIKGRFMKRACTIYVGDSTKVIAQVHEGDERLVATVYPNVDCAFIVTLIFIFDLINMAGTGV
- the LOC106390532 gene encoding putative pentatricopeptide repeat-containing protein At3g16890, mitochondrial; protein product: MRGFASSPYRAAAAAAAAASKPSESLNPKPLFSSGKPTNPIDQRHISQIIRRKDWFLILNQSLTSHRINLNPRFIISLLQNQDNPLHSLRVYLWVSNTNPVYSKDQSLKTILGNALFRKGPLLLSKELLKEVRDSGFRITDELMCVLIGSWGKLGLAKYCNDVFAEISLLGLKPSTRLYNAVIDALVKSNSLDLAYLKFHQMRGDGCEPDRFTYNILVHGVCKKGVVDEAVRLVKQMEKEGNYRANVFTYTILIDGFLKLGRVDEALKQFETMQARKMSPNEATIRTLVHGVFGCLPKCEAFEVLLGFMEKETILQRVGYDTVLCCLSSNSMAKETALFLRKTGYVPDSLTFNAAMSCLLRGFDLAETCGIFDGFISRGVKPGFNGYLAVVQALLNAHRFSEGDLYLKQMCVHGLISSVYDYNAVIDSLCKARRTERAAMYLKEMQGRGISPSLVTFNTLLSGYSSRGDVKKVLEVVEKLLGHGCRPDVITFSSVINCLCRAKEIKDAFECFEEMLEWGIEPNEITYNILIRASCSVGDIGRSVKLFAEMKEKGLSPNVYAYNAVIQSFCRMRKVKKGEELVKTMLRVGLKPDNYTYSCLIKALSECGRESEAREMFSLMERHGCVPDSYTKRLVEELDLRMSGLERETVSVS